In the Micromonospora narathiwatensis genome, one interval contains:
- a CDS encoding UDP-glucuronic acid decarboxylase family protein: MKVAPRFGSGHRVLVTGGAGFVPSHLVDRLIERGCTVVVLDNFVTGSKDNISHLLEKPTFTLIEADISEGLPTDHPAMTERFDAILHMASPASPTDFEKLPVEILRVGSVATLHLLERATADGARFLMASTSEAYGDPKEHPQRESYWGNVNPVGVRSVYDEAKRFAEAATMAYHRSRGTDTAIVRIFNTYGPRMRPDDGRAIPTFISQALRGDPITVHGTGDQTRSICYVDDLVHGILLLLDSTETGPINCGTEHEMSMRELAETIVSLTGSTSEVSYITRAADDPEMRRPDLTLARELLGYEPTVAPEDGLRRTIEYFRGRLGY, translated from the coding sequence ATGAAGGTTGCTCCCCGTTTCGGATCCGGCCACCGTGTCCTCGTCACCGGCGGCGCCGGCTTCGTGCCGTCGCACCTGGTCGACCGGCTCATCGAGCGTGGTTGCACGGTCGTGGTGCTCGACAACTTCGTCACCGGTTCCAAGGACAACATCTCCCATCTGCTGGAGAAGCCGACCTTCACGCTGATCGAGGCGGACATCTCCGAGGGGCTGCCGACCGATCACCCGGCCATGACCGAGCGGTTCGACGCGATCCTGCACATGGCCTCCCCGGCCAGCCCCACCGACTTCGAGAAGCTGCCGGTGGAGATCCTGCGGGTCGGCTCGGTCGCCACCCTGCACCTGCTGGAGCGGGCCACCGCCGACGGCGCCCGGTTCCTGATGGCCTCCACCTCCGAGGCGTACGGGGACCCGAAGGAGCACCCGCAGCGCGAGTCGTACTGGGGCAACGTCAACCCGGTCGGCGTCCGGAGCGTCTACGACGAGGCGAAGCGCTTCGCGGAGGCGGCCACCATGGCGTATCACCGCAGCCGGGGCACCGACACCGCGATCGTCCGGATCTTCAACACGTACGGTCCGCGGATGCGGCCGGACGACGGCCGGGCCATCCCCACCTTCATCTCCCAGGCGCTGCGCGGCGATCCGATCACGGTGCACGGCACCGGCGACCAGACCCGTTCGATCTGCTACGTGGACGACCTGGTGCACGGCATCCTGCTGCTGCTCGACTCGACCGAGACCGGCCCGATCAACTGCGGCACCGAGCACGAGATGTCGATGCGGGAACTGGCCGAGACGATCGTGTCGCTCACCGGAAGCACCTCTGAAGTGAGCTACATCACTCGGGCCGCCGACGACCCGGAGATGCGGCGCCCCGACCTCACGCTCGCCCGTGAGCTGCTGGGCTACGAGCCCACCGTCGCGCCCGAAGACGGCTTGCGACGCACGATCGAGTACTTCCGCGGCCGGCTAGGGTACTGA
- a CDS encoding LCP family glycopolymer transferase, with amino-acid sequence MTKQELLDPAARQPRTDLSRALNYLLIGSDHRPGANPEDQRSDSILIVHVPAGMRQAYLISIPRDLLVTIPPAPGYGGGQDKINAAIEHGGGGEAGARLLSTTLSRLTGIRFDGAALLDFSGFKEVIDLLGGIRMCVDTEVRSVHTKTLFTPGCQQMDGARALDYVRQRYDLPNGDYDRQRHQQQMLRAVLDKAGQTHLRDDPVKLDRVLRAAGGALTVDTNGVSLDDLLFAFRGLPPDALHGVQVPSYPQIIDEVSYVVLDNGGGGLFDALRATRVPEWAVANPRWVNRL; translated from the coding sequence GTGACCAAGCAGGAACTGCTCGACCCGGCCGCCCGGCAGCCGCGTACCGACCTGTCCCGCGCGCTCAACTACCTGCTGATCGGCTCGGACCACCGGCCCGGGGCCAATCCCGAGGACCAGCGCTCCGACAGCATTCTGATCGTGCACGTGCCGGCCGGGATGCGGCAGGCGTACCTGATCTCGATTCCGCGCGACCTGCTGGTCACCATTCCGCCGGCGCCCGGCTACGGCGGCGGCCAGGACAAGATCAACGCGGCGATCGAGCACGGCGGCGGCGGCGAGGCCGGTGCCCGGCTGCTCTCCACCACCCTGAGCCGGCTCACCGGGATCCGCTTCGACGGCGCCGCGCTGCTCGACTTCTCCGGCTTCAAGGAGGTCATCGACCTGCTCGGCGGCATCCGGATGTGCGTCGACACCGAGGTCCGGTCGGTCCACACGAAGACGCTGTTCACCCCCGGCTGCCAGCAGATGGACGGCGCCCGGGCCCTGGACTACGTCCGGCAGCGCTACGACCTGCCCAACGGCGACTACGACCGGCAACGCCACCAGCAGCAGATGCTCCGCGCGGTGCTCGACAAGGCCGGCCAGACGCACCTGCGCGACGACCCGGTGAAGCTCGACCGGGTGCTCCGGGCGGCCGGCGGCGCGCTGACCGTGGACACCAACGGTGTGTCGCTGGACGACCTGCTCTTCGCGTTCCGCGGGCTGCCGCCGGACGCGCTGCACGGCGTGCAGGTCCCGTCGTATCCGCAGATCATCGACGAGGTCTCGTACGTGGTGCTGGACAACGGCGGCGGCGGGCTCTTCGACGCGCTGCGGGCCACCCGGGTGCCGGAGTGGGCCGTGGCCAACCCCCGCTGGGTCAACCGGCTGTGA
- a CDS encoding rhodanese-like domain-containing protein, translated as MFGPQVPSVPASAVPDDTYLLDVREDDEWAVGHAPAAHHLPMTELPARLAEVPDDREVAVICRSGGRSAQVVAYLLRNGWEQVRNVEGGMGDWAAAGRPVVTDDGQPGRVA; from the coding sequence GTGTTCGGACCCCAGGTTCCCAGCGTGCCCGCGTCGGCCGTGCCCGACGACACCTACCTGCTCGACGTCCGTGAGGACGACGAGTGGGCCGTCGGCCACGCGCCGGCCGCCCACCACCTGCCGATGACCGAGCTGCCCGCCCGGCTGGCCGAGGTGCCCGACGATCGCGAGGTGGCCGTGATCTGCCGCTCCGGCGGGCGATCCGCGCAGGTCGTCGCGTATCTCCTGCGCAACGGCTGGGAACAGGTGCGCAACGTCGAGGGCGGGATGGGCGACTGGGCCGCCGCGGGCCGTCCGGTGGTCACCGACGACGGGCAGCCGGGCCGGGTCGCCTGA
- a CDS encoding LCP family protein has protein sequence MSATTSAGFPLPPLSRSAGRAQVPGPGQGTAGRARVTDARRLPSYDEGPRFGGPAGPGGPGGPGGPGGPGGPGGPGSPGRRGPRPRWGRIALVAGVAVLVLALLAGTGAWLYARNLDDDLARTDPFSSITGGRPAKKVDGALNILLAGTDSRDPDAPMDKAGEWRADTLILMHIPADHKTAYLVSIPRDLYVPIPENAGASCDSGSRNKINAAFAFGGLPLAVKTVECFTDVRIDHVMAIDFGGFKEVTDALGGVDLKVDRTITSIHKPYRKFTKGVNHMNGAEALDWVRQRKQFPDGDFARMRHQQEFLKALMDKAASTGTLTNPKKLNSFLKAVTSAVTVDQGFSLTDMAVQFRSLRGENLTFITSPNLGGRDIDGQSVVVSDREKALAMYQAISADTMADWVKANQQGNGTGNGG, from the coding sequence ATGTCAGCGACCACGTCTGCCGGCTTTCCGCTCCCCCCTCTCAGTCGGAGCGCGGGCCGCGCCCAGGTCCCCGGCCCCGGCCAGGGCACCGCCGGACGCGCCCGCGTCACCGATGCCCGGCGGCTCCCGTCGTACGACGAGGGGCCGCGCTTCGGCGGCCCGGCCGGCCCTGGCGGACCCGGTGGACCCGGTGGACCCGGTGGACCCGGTGGACCCGGTGGACCGGGCAGCCCCGGGCGACGCGGCCCCCGCCCGCGCTGGGGGCGGATCGCCCTGGTGGCCGGCGTGGCGGTGCTGGTGCTCGCGCTGCTCGCCGGCACGGGGGCGTGGCTCTACGCCCGCAACCTCGACGACGACCTGGCCCGGACCGACCCCTTCTCGTCCATCACCGGGGGGCGGCCGGCCAAGAAGGTCGACGGCGCGCTCAACATCCTGCTGGCCGGCACCGACTCCCGGGACCCGGACGCCCCGATGGACAAGGCCGGCGAGTGGCGCGCCGACACCTTGATCCTCATGCACATCCCGGCCGACCACAAAACGGCCTACCTGGTCTCCATCCCGCGTGACCTGTACGTGCCGATCCCCGAGAACGCCGGCGCGTCCTGCGACTCCGGCTCGCGCAACAAGATCAACGCGGCCTTCGCGTTCGGCGGCCTGCCGCTCGCGGTGAAGACCGTGGAGTGCTTCACCGACGTCCGGATCGACCACGTCATGGCGATCGACTTCGGCGGGTTCAAGGAGGTCACAGACGCGCTCGGCGGCGTCGACCTCAAGGTCGACCGGACCATCACCTCGATCCACAAGCCGTACCGGAAGTTCACCAAGGGCGTGAACCACATGAACGGCGCCGAGGCCCTGGACTGGGTGCGGCAGCGCAAGCAGTTCCCCGACGGCGACTTCGCCCGGATGCGTCACCAGCAGGAGTTCCTCAAGGCGCTGATGGACAAGGCGGCCAGCACCGGCACATTGACCAACCCCAAGAAGCTGAACAGTTTTCTCAAGGCGGTCACCAGCGCGGTCACGGTCGACCAGGGATTCTCCCTGACCGACATGGCGGTGCAGTTCCGGAGCCTGCGCGGCGAGAACCTGACCTTCATCACCAGCCCCAATCTCGGCGGACGGGACATCGACGGTCAGTCGGTGGTGGTCTCCGACCGCGAGAAGGCGCTGGCGATGTACCAGGCCATCAGCGCGGACACGATGGCCGACTGGGTGAAGGCCAACCAGCAGGGCAACGGCACGGGCAACGGCGGCTGA
- a CDS encoding solute symporter family protein, translating to MRMVLAAEAGSTTARNLTITLFLIFVAITLAITVWASRQTKTATDFYAGGRSFSGFQNGMAIGGDYMSAASFLGIAGIIALYGYDGFLYSIGFLVAWLVALLLVAELLRNSGRYTMADVLAFRMRQRPVRTAAAVSTITVSIFYLLAQMVGAGALVALLLGIKPGTTFLGMDADTAKVATIILVGALMIIYVTVGGMKGTTYVQIVKAFLLMSGAILMTLLVLAKYKFNLSSLLGDAAHASGKGAAFLEPGLRYGVETPGDALKTFYSKMDLLSLGIALVLGTAGLPHILIRFYTVPTAKTARKSVLWAIGIIGLFYLLTLALGFGAAALVGGKAITEQDKAGNIAAPLLAEALGKDFLGGSLGGATLLAIIAAVAFATILAVVAGLTLASSSSLAHDFYNNVVKNGQASERQEVSVARISALVIGAVAIVLSIFAQSLNVAFLVALAFAVAASGNLPAILYSLFWKRFNTSGAVWAIYGGLIAAVVLVFFSPVVSGAPTAMFPEHDWHWFPLSNPGIISIPIGFLCGWVGTLLSKEQDDEKYAELEVRALTGAGAH from the coding sequence ATGAGGATGGTCCTCGCGGCTGAGGCGGGCAGCACCACCGCCCGCAACCTCACCATCACGCTCTTCCTGATCTTCGTGGCGATCACGCTGGCCATCACCGTCTGGGCCAGCCGGCAGACCAAGACCGCCACCGACTTCTACGCCGGCGGCCGCTCCTTCTCCGGCTTCCAGAACGGCATGGCGATCGGCGGCGACTACATGTCGGCCGCGTCCTTCCTCGGCATCGCCGGCATCATCGCCCTGTACGGCTACGACGGCTTCCTCTACTCCATCGGATTCCTGGTCGCCTGGCTGGTCGCGCTGTTGCTCGTCGCCGAACTGCTGCGCAACTCCGGCCGGTACACGATGGCCGACGTGCTGGCGTTCCGGATGCGGCAGCGGCCGGTCCGGACGGCGGCGGCGGTCTCCACGATCACCGTGTCGATCTTCTACCTGCTGGCCCAGATGGTCGGCGCGGGCGCGCTCGTCGCCCTGCTGCTCGGCATCAAGCCGGGCACCACCTTCCTCGGCATGGACGCCGACACCGCGAAGGTCGCGACCATCATCCTGGTCGGCGCCCTGATGATCATCTACGTCACCGTGGGCGGCATGAAGGGCACCACGTACGTGCAGATCGTCAAGGCGTTCCTGCTGATGAGCGGCGCCATCCTGATGACCCTGCTGGTGCTGGCGAAGTACAAGTTCAACCTCTCGTCGCTGCTCGGCGACGCGGCGCACGCCTCCGGCAAGGGAGCCGCGTTCCTCGAACCCGGGCTCCGCTACGGCGTGGAGACACCCGGCGACGCGTTGAAGACCTTCTACAGCAAGATGGACCTGCTCTCGCTCGGCATCGCCCTGGTGCTCGGCACGGCCGGGCTGCCGCACATCCTGATCCGCTTCTACACCGTGCCGACCGCGAAGACGGCCCGCAAGAGCGTGCTCTGGGCGATCGGCATCATCGGGCTGTTCTACCTGCTCACCCTCGCCCTGGGCTTCGGCGCGGCGGCGCTGGTCGGCGGGAAGGCCATCACCGAGCAGGACAAGGCCGGCAACATCGCCGCGCCGCTGCTCGCCGAGGCGCTCGGCAAGGACTTCCTCGGCGGCAGCCTGGGCGGCGCGACACTGCTGGCGATCATCGCGGCGGTCGCCTTCGCCACCATCCTGGCGGTGGTCGCCGGGTTGACCCTGGCCTCGTCGTCCAGCCTGGCGCACGACTTCTACAACAACGTGGTCAAGAACGGACAGGCGTCGGAGCGGCAGGAGGTGAGCGTCGCCCGGATCTCCGCCCTGGTGATCGGCGCGGTCGCCATCGTACTGTCGATCTTCGCGCAGAGCCTGAACGTGGCGTTCCTGGTGGCGTTGGCGTTCGCGGTGGCCGCCTCGGGCAACCTGCCGGCGATCCTCTACAGCCTGTTCTGGAAGCGGTTCAACACCTCCGGCGCGGTGTGGGCGATCTACGGCGGCCTGATCGCCGCCGTGGTGCTGGTCTTCTTCTCCCCGGTCGTCTCCGGGGCGCCGACGGCCATGTTCCCGGAACACGACTGGCACTGGTTCCCGCTGTCGAACCCGGGCATCATCTCGATCCCGATCGGCTTCCTCTGCGGCTGGGTCGGCACCCTGCTCTCCAAGGAGCAGGACGACGAGAAGTACGCCGAGTTGGAGGTGCGGGCGCTCACCGGCGCGGGCGCGCACTGA
- a CDS encoding flavin reductase family protein, protein MHPTWRCRACGAHWPCQPARLGLLVEYRHDRTALLVYLGGLMAEAGEQLGHATGLHERFLGWARVRGGTMFHVNHEPGAEIHHTDPFAAPTGQRSPVRRLRGRLAAPVTLWTAPGPAGLTVSSTLVAEGEPDRLLGLVDPESDLWAVVEEAGRFAVAPLGPPHRQLADRFAGLFPSPGGLFAIGAWADTPYGPVPADAGGWAGCRLDAAREYGWGLLVEATIEAVDLAEETAPLLHYRGRYRELG, encoded by the coding sequence ATGCACCCCACGTGGCGGTGCCGGGCGTGCGGGGCGCACTGGCCTTGCCAACCGGCGCGACTCGGCCTGCTGGTCGAGTACCGGCACGACCGGACGGCGCTGCTGGTGTACCTGGGTGGGCTGATGGCCGAGGCCGGCGAGCAACTCGGGCACGCCACCGGGTTGCACGAACGCTTTCTCGGCTGGGCGCGGGTCCGGGGCGGCACAATGTTTCACGTGAATCATGAGCCGGGCGCCGAGATCCACCACACCGACCCGTTCGCCGCGCCGACCGGGCAGCGGTCCCCGGTACGCCGGCTGCGCGGGCGGCTGGCCGCCCCGGTGACCCTGTGGACGGCTCCCGGGCCGGCCGGGCTGACGGTCTCGTCCACCCTGGTCGCCGAGGGGGAGCCGGATCGGCTGCTCGGGTTGGTCGATCCGGAGTCGGACCTGTGGGCGGTCGTCGAGGAGGCGGGGCGGTTCGCGGTGGCACCGCTGGGCCCGCCGCACCGGCAGCTCGCCGACCGCTTCGCCGGGCTCTTTCCGTCGCCGGGTGGCCTGTTCGCCATCGGCGCGTGGGCCGACACCCCGTACGGGCCGGTGCCGGCGGACGCGGGCGGGTGGGCCGGCTGCCGGCTCGACGCCGCCCGGGAGTACGGCTGGGGCCTGCTGGTCGAGGCCACCATCGAGGCGGTCGACCTGGCCGAGGAGACCGCCCCGCTCCTCCACTACCGGGGCCGCTACCGCGAGCTGGGCTGA
- a CDS encoding LCP family protein, whose product MPVHTSRRPPAPEPGAPGRVPPILPHRAGPGGRGPGGAKRRAGRRDPLWARLTLIFGAVLMMTSGVAIVGVKAIIGQATSSIDQGNLLGDAGKTRAEGGKNLAGPIDMLLLGVDARKTWAADDVRSDTIIILHIPATHDQAYLISIPRDTEAHIPPFEKSGYRGGVDKINAAFQAGARNGGGWEGGAQLMAKTIKGMTGIGFDGAAIINFGGFKKIIDALGTVRICVSHEVKSKHMSYVDGKPMWNADAEKLGKPMTQVVHKKGCREMKGWEALDFARQRYGLPNSDYDRQQNQQQLIKAMAKKATEKGMLTNPIKLNQLIKAAGESLILDTHGVSIGDFIFTLKGVTGNDVVALRTNGGTYATNANNRESLNNLSMRMFDAVKEDTLADFVVANPAVLSTRKSA is encoded by the coding sequence ATGCCGGTTCACACCAGCCGTCGCCCGCCCGCACCGGAGCCCGGAGCACCCGGGCGGGTGCCCCCGATCCTTCCGCATCGGGCCGGCCCCGGGGGTCGTGGCCCCGGCGGGGCGAAGCGGCGGGCCGGGCGCAGGGACCCGTTGTGGGCACGGCTCACCCTGATCTTCGGCGCGGTGCTGATGATGACCAGCGGCGTCGCCATCGTCGGTGTCAAGGCGATCATCGGTCAGGCCACCAGCAGCATCGACCAGGGCAACCTGCTCGGCGACGCGGGCAAGACCAGGGCCGAGGGCGGCAAGAACCTCGCAGGCCCGATCGACATGCTGCTGCTCGGCGTGGACGCCCGCAAGACCTGGGCCGCCGACGACGTCCGCTCGGACACGATCATCATCCTGCACATCCCGGCCACCCACGACCAGGCGTACCTGATCTCGATCCCCCGGGACACCGAGGCGCACATTCCGCCCTTCGAGAAGAGCGGCTACCGGGGCGGCGTCGACAAGATCAACGCAGCCTTCCAGGCGGGCGCCCGCAACGGTGGCGGCTGGGAGGGCGGCGCCCAGCTGATGGCCAAGACCATCAAGGGGATGACCGGGATCGGCTTCGACGGTGCCGCGATCATCAACTTCGGCGGCTTCAAGAAGATCATTGACGCCCTCGGCACCGTCCGGATCTGCGTCAGCCACGAGGTCAAGTCGAAGCACATGTCGTACGTCGACGGCAAGCCGATGTGGAACGCCGACGCCGAGAAGCTCGGCAAGCCGATGACCCAGGTGGTGCACAAGAAGGGCTGCCGGGAGATGAAGGGCTGGGAGGCCCTCGACTTCGCCCGCCAGCGCTACGGCCTGCCGAACAGCGACTACGACCGCCAGCAGAACCAGCAGCAGCTGATCAAGGCGATGGCGAAGAAGGCCACCGAGAAGGGCATGCTGACCAACCCGATCAAGCTGAACCAGCTGATCAAGGCGGCCGGCGAGTCGCTCATCCTCGACACCCACGGCGTGTCGATCGGGGACTTCATCTTCACCCTCAAGGGTGTCACCGGCAACGACGTGGTCGCCCTACGCACCAACGGCGGCACGTACGCCACCAACGCCAACAACCGGGAGTCGCTCAACAACCTGAGCATGCGGATGTTCGACGCGGTCAAGGAGGACACGCTCGCCGATTTCGTGGTGGCGAATCCGGCGGTCCTCTCCACCCGGAAGTCAGCGTGA
- a CDS encoding DUF397 domain-containing protein, with the protein MTSASPRWRKSTRSDNDGNCVEVADNLAGVVLVRDSKDPAGPALSFTPDAWRSLITALRAGHGD; encoded by the coding sequence ATGACCAGTGCCTCGCCCCGCTGGCGCAAGTCGACGCGGTCGGACAATGACGGCAACTGCGTCGAGGTGGCGGACAATCTGGCCGGGGTGGTGCTGGTCCGGGACAGCAAGGACCCCGCCGGCCCCGCGCTCTCCTTCACCCCCGACGCCTGGCGGTCCCTGATCACCGCCCTACGGGCCGGCCACGGGGACTGA
- a CDS encoding ABC transporter permease: MAVPVTAPDRPARRVSARHFVRLKLRVLGNNFRGQGWRIALFVVGVVIGLWVATGGFFALAAPGLAGEPRYALMVAAFGGGLLVLGWLLMPLVFFGVDETLDPARFALLPLSRRTLVTGLYAAALVSVPVLATLLALTGLVVTAGALGGWPAALVAAVGVVAGLLLCVAAARAVTSAFATMLRSRRVRDLAAVLLAVLAALLGPLQIVVIAAVQRADWDRLTGVARVVGWTPFGAPWTAGIDVAEGRAWAAVPKLLITALAIGALLYWWSRSLESAMVGAASAGPTRDRRGTVGGAVAQLFPRVVGWARRDRFGAMVARECRYWWRDARRRANLITIAVVGIFVPVMVNLGGSGFAASAEGGFSFTGQSSPVLVSLSMIFVGVLASVTLANQFGFDGSAYAANVVAGVPGRLELRARMTAFAIYVVPMLVVVAIVVASVLRHPGWLGAMAGALFAAYGTGLAINGFVSVLGAYALPETSNPFAMNTGAGVAKSLLTLLSMVASAVAAVPMVAAAALLGELWLWLALPVGLAYGLGAALLGAYLAGDVLNRRQPELLTAVTPRR; this comes from the coding sequence GTGGCTGTCCCGGTGACCGCGCCCGACCGGCCGGCCCGCCGGGTCTCCGCCCGGCACTTCGTCCGGCTCAAGCTGCGCGTGCTGGGCAACAACTTCCGCGGCCAGGGATGGCGGATCGCGCTCTTCGTGGTGGGCGTCGTGATCGGGCTCTGGGTCGCCACCGGCGGTTTCTTCGCCCTGGCCGCGCCCGGCCTGGCCGGCGAGCCCCGGTACGCGCTCATGGTCGCCGCCTTCGGCGGGGGCCTGCTGGTGCTGGGCTGGCTGCTGATGCCGCTGGTCTTCTTCGGCGTGGACGAGACCCTGGACCCGGCCCGGTTCGCGCTGCTCCCGCTCTCCCGCCGCACCCTGGTCACCGGCCTGTACGCCGCCGCCCTGGTCAGCGTCCCGGTGCTGGCGACGCTGCTCGCGCTCACCGGGCTGGTGGTCACCGCCGGCGCGCTGGGCGGCTGGCCGGCCGCGCTGGTCGCCGCCGTCGGGGTGGTCGCCGGGCTGCTGCTCTGCGTGGCCGCCGCCCGCGCGGTGACCAGCGCCTTCGCCACCATGCTCCGCTCCCGCCGGGTACGCGACCTGGCCGCCGTCCTGCTCGCGGTGCTCGCCGCGCTGCTCGGGCCGTTGCAGATCGTGGTGATCGCCGCCGTCCAGCGGGCCGACTGGGACCGGCTGACCGGCGTGGCCCGCGTGGTCGGCTGGACCCCGTTCGGGGCGCCGTGGACCGCCGGCATCGACGTGGCCGAGGGCCGGGCCTGGGCCGCCGTGCCCAAGCTGCTGATCACCGCGCTGGCCATCGGTGCACTGCTCTACTGGTGGTCCCGCTCGCTGGAATCGGCGATGGTGGGTGCGGCCAGCGCCGGCCCGACCCGGGACCGGCGCGGCACGGTCGGCGGGGCGGTCGCCCAGCTCTTCCCCCGGGTGGTCGGCTGGGCGCGGCGGGACCGGTTCGGCGCGATGGTCGCCCGGGAGTGCCGCTACTGGTGGCGGGACGCCCGCCGGCGGGCCAACCTGATCACCATCGCGGTGGTCGGGATCTTCGTGCCGGTGATGGTCAACCTCGGTGGCTCCGGTTTCGCCGCCAGCGCCGAGGGCGGCTTCTCCTTCACCGGTCAGTCCTCGCCGGTGCTGGTCAGCCTCTCGATGATCTTCGTCGGGGTGCTCGCCTCGGTCACCCTGGCCAACCAGTTCGGCTTCGACGGCAGCGCGTACGCGGCCAACGTGGTGGCCGGCGTGCCGGGACGGCTGGAGCTGCGGGCCCGGATGACCGCGTTCGCGATCTACGTGGTGCCGATGCTCGTCGTGGTCGCGATCGTCGTGGCCAGCGTGCTGCGGCACCCCGGCTGGCTGGGTGCGATGGCCGGAGCGCTGTTCGCCGCGTACGGCACCGGGCTGGCGATCAACGGATTCGTCTCGGTGCTCGGCGCGTACGCGCTGCCCGAGACGAGCAACCCGTTCGCGATGAACACCGGTGCCGGGGTGGCGAAGAGCCTGCTCACCCTGCTGTCCATGGTCGCCTCGGCGGTCGCGGCGGTGCCGATGGTGGCCGCCGCGGCACTGCTCGGGGAACTCTGGCTCTGGCTGGCCCTGCCGGTCGGCCTGGCGTACGGGCTGGGTGCCGCACTGCTCGGCGCGTACCTGGCCGGCGACGTGCTGAACCGCCGCCAACCGGAACTGCTCACCGCCGTCACCCCCCGCCGCTGA
- a CDS encoding DUF485 domain-containing protein, producing MSTDTPASAPAESAAERYLAVQRSDEFAGLRRALRGFVFPMTVAFFLWYALYVILSAYARGFMGTKLFGNINVALVFGLLQFVSTFVIAWLYSRYADRRIDPVADRIRAEIEEVTHEDGPRG from the coding sequence ATGTCCACGGACACACCCGCGTCCGCGCCGGCCGAATCCGCGGCGGAGCGGTACCTGGCCGTACAGCGGTCGGACGAGTTCGCCGGGTTGCGGCGCGCGTTGCGCGGCTTCGTCTTCCCGATGACCGTCGCGTTCTTCCTGTGGTACGCGCTCTACGTCATCCTCTCCGCGTACGCGCGGGGCTTCATGGGCACGAAGCTCTTCGGCAACATCAACGTCGCCCTGGTCTTCGGCCTGCTCCAGTTCGTCTCCACGTTCGTCATCGCCTGGCTCTACTCGCGGTACGCCGACCGGCGGATCGATCCGGTCGCCGACCGGATCCGCGCCGAGATCGAGGAGGTGACCCATGAGGATGGTCCTCGCGGCTGA
- a CDS encoding helix-turn-helix domain-containing protein, translating into MNIEMWIRALKAARAGADVSQEGLATLIKWSPSTVAAIETGRRRPTMEFAVAADQALGTGGLLAGLLKDDDGLSGPSWFESWPGHEECAARLCYFEPCLVPGLLQTEEYARTVFSAGGLYRSDRVEDLVNLRMSRQRLLHREDPPECVFVIDESALRRPVGGPDAMDRQLGWLLEAAELPPVRLHVLPLTVGAHVSMGGGFVLAQLPGDDRLLCLDNAARGQIADHPEWIGLVQRKWEHLLGEALSESASIDLINKLKVTP; encoded by the coding sequence GTGAACATCGAGATGTGGATCCGGGCCCTCAAGGCGGCCCGGGCCGGCGCGGACGTGTCCCAGGAAGGGCTGGCCACCCTGATCAAGTGGAGCCCGTCCACGGTCGCCGCGATCGAGACCGGCCGCCGCCGCCCGACCATGGAGTTCGCCGTCGCCGCCGACCAGGCCCTCGGCACCGGCGGCCTCCTCGCCGGCCTGCTCAAGGACGACGACGGGTTGAGCGGGCCGTCCTGGTTCGAGTCGTGGCCCGGCCACGAGGAGTGCGCCGCCCGGCTGTGCTACTTCGAGCCGTGCCTGGTTCCTGGTCTCCTACAGACCGAGGAGTATGCGCGCACGGTCTTCTCGGCCGGCGGGTTGTACCGGAGTGATCGGGTGGAGGATCTGGTCAACCTCCGAATGAGCCGGCAGCGCCTGCTCCACCGGGAGGACCCGCCGGAATGCGTGTTCGTCATCGACGAGAGCGCGCTGCGCCGACCCGTCGGTGGGCCGGACGCCATGGATCGGCAGCTCGGCTGGCTACTCGAAGCCGCCGAGCTGCCACCGGTGCGCCTGCACGTACTGCCGCTCACCGTCGGCGCGCACGTCTCGATGGGCGGTGGCTTCGTGCTCGCGCAGCTTCCCGGAGACGATCGCCTGCTCTGCCTCGACAACGCGGCACGCGGGCAGATCGCCGACCATCCGGAGTGGATAGGCTTGGTGCAGCGGAAGTGGGAACATCTGCTCGGCGAAGCGCTCAGCGAGAGTGCCTCCATCGACCTGATCAACAAGCTGAAGGTGACGCCATGA